The window TCGCCGGCGATCGGCGACGTGCTGCGCACGATCGACGCCTCGTTCGCGCAGCCGCTGAACCTCGACACGCTCGCGGCGGTGGCCGGATTGAGCGTGTCGCGTTTCACCGCGCGCTTTCGCAGCGAAGTCGGGTTGTCGCCGCACCGATATCTGTGTCTGGTGCGCGTGCGGCGCGCGCAGGACTTGTTGCGCGCCGGTCTGGCGCCCTCGGTCGTCGCGACCGAGGTCGGATTCTTCGATCAGAGCCATCTTTGCCGGCATTTCCGGCGGGTGCTCGGGATCACGCCGCGCGATTACGTGGTCGCGCGGCAGGACGGCGCGGCGCTGCGCGCGGCGCCGCGGCACGCGCGCGCCGAGCGCCGCGACACGCCCTGTCACGTTGCATAGGCGCGGGTCGCGACGGGAGGCGCGGGCACGTTTGCCGCATTAAGCGGCGCTTAACGATGGTTTTGTGAGGCGTTAATCCGGTAGGCGAACCGACGCGACACAATGGTTCGCAAGTGGCGCAACCGCGTTCGAGTGCGCCGAGGGGTGCGCGGACCTGACGTCCGCAAACGCATATTTTGCAACACGCGCGACCGCTGGGCTGCCACGTCGTCGCGCACCGGCAGGAGCAGAAATGACCGCAGCTTTCGTGTTGCATCGTGCCGACGGCACGGCTGATACAACCAATACAACCGCCTTCCGCACGCAGGCGTTCGGCGAGCGCGATCCTTTCGCGCGACATCGGGAGATCGCGTGGGAAGGGCCCGACTCGATGGCCGCCGGGCGTATCCGTTTCATTGGCGAACTTGACGTCCCGAGTTATCCGCACATCGAAACGATCGTCGTCGTCGAAGGCGCGCTGACGCTCGACGCGGCGGGCGGCGCCCGCCTGGTGCTGGGGCCGGGACAGGGTGCGGTCATCGGCGCCGGCACCGCGCTGCGCATCGGCGCGGCGTCGCCGGTGCGGCTCGTGTTCTGCGCTGCCGCGTGCGCGCAACCGACGAAGCGCGGCCTGTTCCCGCTGCGCGCAGACGCCGACTTCAAGCCCTCTGCATCGCTGCCGGCAGAGGTGCTGCTCGGCTCCGCACCGCAATGCCGCAGCGACAACGTCTTCATCGACGACGGCGCCGGGTACTGCGCGGGCACGTGGGATTCGACGCCCTATCACCGGATCGTTCGCCCGCATCGCGTGAACGAGTTCATGTTCCTGCTGGCCGGCAGCGTACGGTTCGCCGCGCCCGACGGCAGCGTGTTGTCGCTCGGCGCCGGCGACGCGCTG of the Burkholderia ubonensis genome contains:
- a CDS encoding helix-turn-helix domain-containing protein, whose amino-acid sequence is MATLFPAVPEREAARARRAPYSAPCSAPCSVSPAIGDVLRTIDASFAQPLNLDTLAAVAGLSVSRFTARFRSEVGLSPHRYLCLVRVRRAQDLLRAGLAPSVVATEVGFFDQSHLCRHFRRVLGITPRDYVVARQDGAALRAAPRHARAERRDTPCHVA
- a CDS encoding cupin domain-containing protein, with the translated sequence MTAAFVLHRADGTADTTNTTAFRTQAFGERDPFARHREIAWEGPDSMAAGRIRFIGELDVPSYPHIETIVVVEGALTLDAAGGARLVLGPGQGAVIGAGTALRIGAASPVRLVFCAAACAQPTKRGLFPLRADADFKPSASLPAEVLLGSAPQCRSDNVFIDDGAGYCAGTWDSTPYHRIVRPHRVNEFMFLLAGSVRFAAPDGSVLSLGAGDALFVPRGASIGWESRERVAKFYVVQNVRVSTERD